DNA sequence from the Leuconostoc lactis genome:
AATTGGTACCTGATATTGCGTCGCCAACTGCATCACCCGCTGATCATGGTCGGATTGATCTTGACTGGCGGTCAACACAAAGCGAATGGTGTGGTCCTGCATTTTTTTAGCTAACGTATCAAAATCAGCAGCCGTGGCAGATGCTAAATCTTGCTGTACTGGCTGATAACCAAGTTGGGTCATAAAGACCTGCTGTGCGTGATTTGTGGCTAAATACTGAACATTTTTTTCAGCCTGTAAACGCGCAATCCCATCGGCTAACGGTTGTGTTTGTGCCAATAACTGCTGACTTTGTCGAATATAAAAATCCCGATTTTGTGGATCCAAATCACTTAAAAGATCCGACAGGCGGGAAATTGTTTGCAAAATCACTTGGGGACTCAACCAGTAATTGTTAGCATCTGGTCCTTGAAAACTATCACTAGCGACTAAAATTTTAGAACGTAAATGTAATTTCTGCCGTTGTGTGAGTAGCGGGCTAGCATGATTATCGGTCAAGACAACTTCTGTACCCTTAAATTGTTTTAGTTGTTGCGGTGTCGCCAACTTACCGTCTAAAACGGTGACACGACCATCATCTGCGACAATCGCTTTAGCCAGCTGTTGGTAGGCAATCCGATCGGTAGCAATCTGAACTGGGCTATGTTTTGGTCCTGATGACGGTACCGTCATTTTTAAAATTATTAAACAGATCCCTAATGGAATCAACAGGAAGGTCAAAATGGCATAAAATGCTTGTTTGTTCATCGTAATATTTTCTCATCACTACAAAAAAAGCCCATACGGGCATTTTGTTTAATCGGCAAATGTAATGTTAATGTTATTGGTTAAGATGTCGGTATAACTATAGGATGCACGTTCAAAATTCGCATCCTCATCTAATTCCACGATAAACAGTGATGGAAAAGTCGACCGTAATACACCACTACGTTCAGTGATTTTCTTACGGCCAGCTTGAGCCACAACCGTCACTTCTTCTCCGACATGGGCATCAAGCTCAGTTTTGATGTCTTGTAAACTACTTGGCATTTTTATACCACCTTTCGTGAAAAACTTAACTCATTTTAGCACAAAACACGCGCAATTGCAAATTATACTGTATATTACATGGTAATAATCGAAAAAATATACGTTTATTGGGTTAACCCAACGGCGCGCAAAGCCAAATACAACTGCGTAAATTGGGTCAAATCAAGTCGTTCTGCACGAATAGATGGCGCAATATCAGTTGCTGCAAGGGCCGCTGTTATTTTTTCTTTTGTTTCAGCGTCTTTCCCGTAAGTTTGGATCATATTGTTCCACAGGCTCTTACGACGGTGTGAGAAGCTTCCTTTGATGACACCGAAAAGCCGTTCGGGCTGATCGACGACGATTTCTGGTGTATGTGGTGTGAGCTTCACAACGGCTGAATCGACATTTGGTGATGGGTTAAATGATGTTGCCGGTACATTAATAGCTAGTGTTGCTTGGGCAAAATAAGCGACCGTCAAAGTCAACACACCATATGCTTTTGTCCCAACCGCTGCATTTAAGCGATCAGCGACTTCGCGTTGCATCATCACGACAATATTATCCCACGCAATATTAGACCGCAGTAACTGCATCAAAATTGGTGTGGTGATGTAATAAGGCAAGTTGGCGACAACTTTCACCCGCGCCCCGACACCAAATTCAGTCGCAATCATTTGTGCAAGATCGACTTTTAAAATATCTTGTTCGACGACTGTCACATTATCATAGGGTTGCAACGTTTCCGCTAATACCGCCACCATTTGTGGGTCAATTTCAAACGCCAAAACGCGTTTGGCACGACGAGCAAGTTGTTCTGTCAATGCCCCAATTCCTGGGCCGATTTCAATCACATAATCATCTGCTGTAATTTCAGCAGTATCAACGATACCATGTAATACCGATAAATCCGTTAAAAAATTCTGTCCAAACTTTTTCTTAGCGTGTAGCCCATATTGTGTCAAAATCGCTTGGGTACGGGTTGGGTTTGCAATATCAATTGTCTCTGCCATGTTCTTGTGTCCTTTGTAGTGCTGCGCGTATTTGGTCTTGTGTAATGCCAAATTGATGCAAGCGTTTCATGAGTTGTTTACCGTTAGTATAGCCAATATGCAGGGCCTCACCAAGTATTTGCCGCTGTAACCGTGCCTGCGGACCGCTTAATAAACCGTGTTGTAACAGAAAATGTTGATCCACATCACTGGTTTGCGCCACTTTCGGTGTCATCACTTGTGCCAAAACGGCACGTAACACTGCCGGTTCGGCATGTTCGACCCCAAGCGACTTATGCGGATTATCTTTCGCAGCTCGA
Encoded proteins:
- a CDS encoding Veg family protein, which codes for MPSSLQDIKTELDAHVGEEVTVVAQAGRKKITERSGVLRSTFPSLFIVELDEDANFERASYSYTDILTNNINITFAD
- a CDS encoding metal ABC transporter solute-binding protein, Zn/Mn family is translated as MNKQAFYAILTFLLIPLGICLIILKMTVPSSGPKHSPVQIATDRIAYQQLAKAIVADDGRVTVLDGKLATPQQLKQFKGTEVVLTDNHASPLLTQRQKLHLRSKILVASDSFQGPDANNYWLSPQVILQTISRLSDLLSDLDPQNRDFYIRQSQQLLAQTQPLADGIARLQAEKNVQYLATNHAQQVFMTQLGYQPVQQDLASATAADFDTLAKKMQDHTIRFVLTASQDQSDHDQRVMQLATQYQVPIITFNQVLPAGEKVWDWQLNFVNQLQAALKPVEGGK
- the rsmA gene encoding 16S rRNA (adenine(1518)-N(6)/adenine(1519)-N(6))-dimethyltransferase RsmA; the protein is MAETIDIANPTRTQAILTQYGLHAKKKFGQNFLTDLSVLHGIVDTAEITADDYVIEIGPGIGALTEQLARRAKRVLAFEIDPQMVAVLAETLQPYDNVTVVEQDILKVDLAQMIATEFGVGARVKVVANLPYYITTPILMQLLRSNIAWDNIVVMMQREVADRLNAAVGTKAYGVLTLTVAYFAQATLAINVPATSFNPSPNVDSAVVKLTPHTPEIVVDQPERLFGVIKGSFSHRRKSLWNNMIQTYGKDAETKEKITAALAATDIAPSIRAERLDLTQFTQLYLALRAVGLTQ
- the rnmV gene encoding ribonuclease M5; the protein is MTDKPKINEMIVVEGRSDTQNLARAVIADTIETGGSAVTPDAIMRAKHAAKTRGVIILTDPDYNGQRIRQIMSAHVPDAKQAYITQAAARAAKDNPHKSLGVEHAEPAVLRAVLAQVMTPKVAQTSDVDQHFLLQHGLLSGPQARLQRQILGEALHIGYTNGKQLMKRLHQFGITQDQIRAALQRTQEHGRDN